One segment of Phaeacidiphilus oryzae TH49 DNA contains the following:
- the secD gene encoding protein translocase subunit SecD, with protein MASPKSRPRDGKPGRALGLILVVAVALAAVMFGTGHKTPRLGIDLAGGTSVTLTATSKDPKAVNASNMAIATNIINERVNAFGVSEATVQTQGSDTIVVSIPKGENNQSAADEVGKTAKLYFRPVLAEAASGAASSGSSPSASSSAKAHPSGSPSAKASASPQGKAVSSGLEKAAATPTAGSSAKAAASSPPAAAASAPATSSVAGTVPDGLDKAFTALDCSNPKSRIDYQTSTTADAVACSQDAQSGVWYKYALGPVAVNGDQISGASATLNTSTGTGWQVNLNLKSKGSKQFSDTTAKLATQQTPQNQFAIVMDGQVVSSPYVSSAITGGQAQITGNFTQQDAQNLANVLSFGALPLDFQQSSVNTVSASLGGDQLTVGLVAGGVGLVLVMIYLLLYYRMLGVIAIGSLALTAVLNYEAMVLLGPLMGFTLSLPGIAGAIIAIGITADSFVVFFERLRDELREGRSLRPAVQHGWTRARRTILVSDFVTLLAAVVIYLVTVGDVKGFAFTLGLTTVIDVMVVFLFTKPVVTLASRRKFFTSGHPWSGVDPQRLGAKKTRSPLGRRLSGRGSAGSTSTEAKEA; from the coding sequence CGGGCGGTACCAGCGTCACGCTGACCGCCACGTCGAAGGACCCGAAGGCGGTCAACGCCAGCAATATGGCGATCGCCACGAACATCATCAACGAGCGGGTCAACGCCTTCGGTGTGTCCGAGGCGACGGTGCAGACCCAGGGCAGCGACACCATCGTGGTGTCCATCCCCAAGGGTGAGAACAACCAGAGCGCCGCCGACGAGGTCGGCAAGACGGCGAAGCTGTACTTCCGCCCGGTGCTCGCCGAGGCCGCCAGCGGCGCCGCGAGCTCCGGTTCCAGCCCGAGCGCCTCCAGCTCGGCCAAGGCCCACCCCTCCGGCAGCCCCTCGGCGAAGGCCTCCGCCAGCCCGCAGGGGAAGGCGGTCAGCTCCGGCCTGGAGAAGGCCGCCGCGACGCCGACCGCCGGATCCTCGGCCAAGGCCGCCGCGTCGAGCCCGCCCGCGGCCGCCGCCTCCGCCCCGGCCACCTCCTCCGTGGCCGGCACCGTCCCGGACGGCCTGGACAAGGCGTTCACCGCGCTGGACTGCTCCAACCCCAAGTCGCGGATCGACTACCAGACCTCCACCACCGCCGACGCCGTCGCCTGCTCCCAGGACGCCCAGAGCGGTGTCTGGTACAAGTACGCGCTCGGCCCGGTCGCGGTGAACGGCGACCAGATCTCCGGCGCCTCGGCCACCCTCAACACCTCGACCGGCACCGGCTGGCAGGTCAACCTGAACCTCAAGTCCAAGGGCTCCAAGCAGTTCTCGGACACCACCGCCAAGCTGGCCACCCAGCAGACCCCGCAGAACCAGTTCGCCATCGTGATGGACGGACAGGTGGTCTCCTCGCCGTACGTCTCCTCGGCGATCACCGGCGGGCAGGCGCAGATCACCGGCAACTTCACCCAGCAGGACGCGCAGAACCTGGCCAACGTGCTGAGCTTCGGCGCGCTGCCGCTGGACTTCCAGCAGTCCTCGGTGAACACCGTCTCCGCCAGCCTCGGCGGCGACCAGCTGACGGTGGGCCTGGTCGCCGGCGGCGTCGGCCTGGTGCTGGTGATGATCTACCTGCTGCTCTACTACCGGATGCTGGGCGTCATCGCGATCGGCTCCCTGGCGCTCACCGCGGTCCTCAACTACGAGGCGATGGTGCTCCTCGGCCCGCTGATGGGCTTCACCCTCAGCCTGCCGGGCATCGCCGGTGCGATCATCGCGATCGGTATCACGGCGGACTCCTTCGTGGTCTTCTTCGAGCGGCTCCGCGACGAGCTGCGCGAGGGCAGAAGCCTCCGCCCGGCCGTCCAGCACGGCTGGACCAGGGCCCGGCGCACCATCCTGGTCTCCGACTTCGTCACCCTCCTCGCCGCCGTGGTGATCTACCTGGTCACGGTGGGCGACGTGAAGGGCTTCGCCTTCACCCTCGGGCTGACCACGGTCATCGACGTCATGGTGGTGTTCCTCTTCACCAAGCCGGTGGTCACCCTGGCGTCCCGGCGGAAGTTCTTCACCAGCGGCCACCCGTGGTCCGGAGTGGACCCGCAGCGGCTGGGCGCAAAGAAGACCCGTTCGCCCCTCGGCCGCCGCCTCTCCGGCCGCGGCTCGGCGGGTTCCACCTCGACCGAAGCCAAGGAGGCCTGA